In Sulfurisphaera javensis, a single genomic region encodes these proteins:
- a CDS encoding DUF4364 family protein, translating to MSKRVKRSSLEILFSILNACNENVTKTRIMYASGINLIELNRYLKFLEEEGYITKEKTEKNPKYSLTEKGKDALERLRKYVEVLKEYEKEKKNVSDLIKLIKTKKKAKTSTDMKRNQSL from the coding sequence ATGAGTAAAAGAGTTAAAAGGAGCTCTCTTGAGATACTTTTTTCTATTCTTAATGCTTGTAACGAAAATGTTACTAAAACTAGGATTATGTATGCTTCTGGAATTAATTTGATTGAACTCAATAGATATTTAAAATTTTTAGAAGAAGAAGGCTATATTACAAAAGAAAAAACCGAAAAGAATCCTAAGTATAGTTTAACAGAAAAAGGTAAAGATGCACTTGAAAGGTTGAGAAAATATGTAGAAGTATTAAAAGAGTACGAAAAAGAAAAGAAAAATGTTTCAGATTTGATTAAGCTAATAAAAACGAAAAAGAAAGCTAAAACCTCGACAGATATGAAAAGAAATCAGTCCCTTTAA
- a CDS encoding AAA family ATPase — MRIAFHGFKGGIGKSTLSLMFAKALAEEGKKVLFIDRDLMSWASELAKINEDGLLIQIGLGKEPKNFSKEIKIGSGSVEVVKLFSTGIKFYKVLYEFNKEKEFKEIYKEFLRSKVFDYIILDNPVFLSWDHNPIKYETIAYNEVFPNDKAYVILVSDPLSFSIDDSIIYLRRISSEAPIFWSPLAGIINMAIEEKEKYVDSLKKLMSSIGFYKGVIVRFYDSIFQFYGSIEDLPVVPEIKVLAERVMNNDMKEEIIV, encoded by the coding sequence ATGAGAATTGCATTTCATGGATTCAAAGGTGGCATAGGTAAATCCACATTATCATTAATGTTTGCAAAAGCATTAGCAGAGGAGGGTAAAAAAGTTCTTTTTATAGATAGAGATCTAATGAGTTGGGCTTCAGAGCTAGCTAAGATAAATGAAGATGGTTTGCTTATTCAAATAGGATTAGGCAAAGAACCAAAGAACTTTTCTAAGGAGATTAAGATCGGAAGTGGAAGCGTTGAAGTAGTAAAACTATTTTCTACGGGAATAAAGTTTTATAAAGTTCTTTATGAATTTAATAAAGAGAAAGAATTTAAAGAAATATATAAAGAATTCCTAAGAAGTAAAGTGTTTGATTATATCATCTTAGATAATCCAGTGTTTTTAAGTTGGGACCATAATCCGATCAAATATGAAACAATAGCATATAACGAGGTATTCCCAAATGATAAAGCCTATGTGATTTTAGTAAGCGATCCTTTGTCATTTTCAATAGACGATTCAATAATATACTTAAGGAGAATAAGCTCAGAAGCTCCAATATTTTGGAGTCCTCTTGCTGGTATAATAAATATGGCAATAGAGGAAAAAGAGAAATATGTGGATAGTTTGAAAAAACTAATGTCTTCCATAGGGTTTTACAAAGGTGTGATAGTTAGATTTTATGATTCAATTTTCCAATTTTATGGTAGTATTGAGGATTTACCAGTAGTGCCAGAAATAAAGGTTTTAGCTGAAAGGGTAATGAATAACGATATGAAAGAGGAGATAATAGTTTAA
- a CDS encoding CBS domain-containing protein, which translates to MRAKVSDYMNTVVVTVSLNSSMEELLSILSRESSGRVVVLNQEKPVGIITTRSIVAAFSEYGLDVFNLKAKDLMSEDLISVSPDTPIIDAIKIMINNNIGGLPIIENQIIRGLFTEREVIDVITDLKFSGIIDSIMTTKIETIPQNASILDAAKLMTMKGVRRLPIVNEYRMIGIITAADIVKYLDKHKQIGNVLDAGTRNPWTVNRYMSIIDAAKMMKEKKIGTLPVVDDSKLVGIVTERDLMYSLLTVELNS; encoded by the coding sequence ATGAGAGCAAAAGTCTCGGATTATATGAATACAGTTGTTGTGACAGTAAGTTTAAACTCCTCAATGGAAGAACTACTTAGTATTCTATCTAGAGAAAGCAGTGGAAGAGTTGTAGTATTAAACCAAGAAAAACCAGTAGGAATAATAACTACAAGAAGCATTGTAGCAGCGTTTTCAGAATATGGATTAGATGTTTTTAATCTAAAAGCGAAAGATCTTATGTCAGAAGATTTAATTTCAGTCTCACCAGATACTCCGATCATTGATGCAATAAAGATAATGATTAATAACAATATTGGTGGGTTACCAATAATTGAAAATCAAATTATTAGAGGATTATTTACAGAAAGAGAAGTTATCGATGTAATTACAGATCTAAAATTTTCCGGAATAATAGATTCAATTATGACAACTAAAATAGAGACAATTCCGCAAAATGCAAGTATATTGGATGCTGCAAAACTTATGACAATGAAAGGAGTAAGAAGATTACCGATAGTAAACGAATATAGGATGATTGGAATAATTACTGCAGCAGATATCGTAAAATATCTTGATAAGCACAAACAAATAGGAAATGTCTTAGATGCTGGAACAAGAAACCCATGGACTGTTAATAGATATATGAGTATTATTGATGCTGCAAAAATGATGAAAGAGAAGAAGATAGGAACTTTACCAGTGGTTGATGACTCTAAATTAGTCGGTATTGTAACAGAGAGAGATTTAATGTATTCCTTATTAACTGTAGAACTCAACAGCTAA
- a CDS encoding dioxygenase — translation MKGIFVSHGSPMILVENDPWKDMLKKWGQKLGKFDTVVVISPHFFNWSSSFLVEIQPKLECIQDYYGFPDELYKYCYSAENDVELARSIVIEGQKRGLPVKEDNKWGLDHGAWIPLMYMFPDGVKAVAISITDLSAEIHFRLGEVISEVTKNKNVLIMGTGSPTHRLELMYLNAKPKQTKFDQILIEKLEKGEFSSIFNLEGTKEWEIAQPEGMLRPLFTVLGAIKPKKANIIGYEVPYGGVSMLAVEFYS, via the coding sequence ATGAAAGGAATCTTTGTATCACATGGTTCTCCAATGATATTGGTAGAGAATGATCCTTGGAAAGATATGCTAAAAAAATGGGGACAAAAATTAGGAAAATTTGATACAGTTGTAGTTATAAGTCCACATTTCTTTAATTGGTCTAGCAGTTTTTTAGTGGAAATTCAACCTAAACTAGAATGTATTCAAGATTACTACGGTTTTCCAGATGAGTTATATAAGTATTGTTATTCAGCTGAAAATGACGTTGAGTTAGCTAGAAGTATTGTTATAGAAGGCCAAAAGCGAGGATTACCTGTTAAAGAGGATAATAAGTGGGGTTTAGATCATGGTGCATGGATTCCTTTAATGTATATGTTTCCAGATGGAGTTAAGGCTGTAGCAATTTCAATTACTGACCTTTCAGCAGAAATACACTTTAGGCTAGGAGAGGTAATTAGTGAAGTTACTAAAAATAAAAACGTTCTTATTATGGGAACTGGATCTCCAACTCATAGACTAGAATTAATGTATCTTAACGCAAAACCTAAACAAACGAAATTTGATCAGATCTTAATAGAAAAGTTAGAAAAAGGAGAATTCTCTTCAATATTTAATTTAGAAGGAACAAAAGAATGGGAAATTGCTCAACCAGAAGGAATGCTAAGACCATTATTTACAGTTTTAGGTGCAATAAAACCAAAAAAAGCTAATATTATAGGCTATGAAGTTCCATATGGAGGAGTAAGTATGTTAGCTGTTGAGTTCTACAGTTAA
- a CDS encoding helix-turn-helix transcriptional regulator: MATIKVLLMKGEKMIILRGLIPVFIAYVIYKRNGKAYGGDIKKDIERLLQKPVPRSLIYGTLKRMEKYGIIEKCKEKNKMAYKLNERGKIFLIKHVEILRYLSPIINQVIYDMDRKLTIDKSE; encoded by the coding sequence ATGGCGACAATTAAAGTACTACTGATGAAAGGAGAGAAGATGATTATTCTTAGGGGATTGATACCAGTATTTATTGCTTATGTTATATATAAAAGAAATGGAAAAGCTTATGGTGGTGATATAAAGAAGGATATAGAAAGATTACTGCAGAAACCAGTTCCTAGAAGTCTAATTTACGGTACTTTAAAAAGAATGGAAAAATATGGGATAATAGAAAAGTGTAAGGAAAAGAATAAGATGGCTTATAAGTTAAATGAAAGAGGTAAAATTTTTCTTATTAAACACGTGGAAATATTAAGATATTTATCTCCAATAATTAATCAGGTAATTTATGATATGGATAGAAAGCTGACTATTGATAAAAGCGAGTAG
- a CDS encoding SRPBCC family protein: MIKFTICKEIGNEDKVWEIIKDPYKIPNYWKGTRELNIKEIGRNIYEGDIKFAFPSSGKVRIMVDDNSKRVIINYLSGPIRGIHEITIENKQLCSKWSVELSLLLKPMEKRTEEHFKSGTIHAIERIISEIT, encoded by the coding sequence ATGATTAAGTTTACCATATGTAAAGAGATAGGCAATGAAGATAAAGTCTGGGAGATAATCAAGGATCCCTATAAAATACCAAATTATTGGAAAGGAACAAGAGAACTTAACATAAAGGAAATAGGGAGAAATATCTACGAAGGAGATATAAAGTTCGCTTTTCCTTCTAGTGGAAAAGTTAGAATAATGGTAGACGACAACAGTAAGAGAGTAATAATTAATTATCTCTCTGGACCAATTAGAGGAATTCATGAAATAACAATTGAAAATAAACAATTATGTTCTAAGTGGAGTGTAGAATTATCACTTCTTCTTAAACCTATGGAGAAAAGAACTGAGGAACATTTTAAATCTGGAACCATTCATGCAATTGAAAGAATTATAAGTGAGATAACGTAA
- a CDS encoding class I SAM-dependent methyltransferase produces MNEDFRKNFENPETFLRNILTKGEVIAELGCGTGFYCQFLKEFAAKLYCVDAFCPALEEAKKKAPSAIFLCEDASKTSIPSESVDVVLFANSFHDMKNKDLVVKEVKRILKKGGRVIIIDWDKRNTRIGPPSWIRMSEEEYIEYFKDFKLIDKFKPSEYQYGLVFIKND; encoded by the coding sequence ATGAATGAAGATTTTAGAAAGAATTTTGAGAACCCTGAAACATTTCTTAGGAACATTCTTACTAAAGGAGAAGTTATAGCTGAGTTAGGTTGTGGAACTGGATTTTATTGCCAATTTCTTAAGGAATTTGCAGCAAAACTTTATTGTGTTGATGCTTTCTGTCCTGCATTAGAGGAAGCTAAGAAAAAAGCTCCATCAGCTATATTTTTATGCGAAGATGCATCAAAAACTTCAATTCCTTCAGAAAGTGTTGATGTGGTTTTATTTGCTAATTCTTTTCATGACATGAAAAATAAGGATCTTGTGGTGAAAGAAGTAAAAAGAATTTTGAAAAAAGGTGGAAGAGTTATTATTATTGATTGGGATAAGAGAAATACACGTATTGGACCTCCATCATGGATAAGGATGAGCGAGGAAGAATACATAGAATATTTTAAGGATTTTAAGCTTATAGATAAGTTTAAACCTAGTGAATATCAATATGGTTTAGTGTTTATTAAAAATGATTAA
- a CDS encoding DUF72 domain-containing protein gives MIFVGTSGWLYDWNEGENLEWYVKNSGLNAVELNMSFYRFPYERQIKAWKKYNIVWSVKVNRYITHVKRLKDIESWEKFRKIVDELNPRFYLFQMPPTFKLNEENIKRVKEFEKLVGEKMAIEFRDPSWYKKLPDLKVTVVSIDSPIGTYIVNTSGTVYLRLHGKDNWYMYDYSEEELKELAEKVISLKPKEIFVFFNNDHWMLENARLMRKILEEAFSMK, from the coding sequence ATGATATTTGTAGGTACATCCGGGTGGTTATATGATTGGAATGAAGGAGAAAACTTAGAATGGTATGTAAAAAATTCTGGTTTAAACGCTGTAGAACTTAACATGAGCTTTTACCGTTTCCCCTATGAGAGGCAAATAAAGGCTTGGAAAAAATACAATATTGTATGGAGTGTAAAAGTTAACAGATATATTACTCATGTAAAAAGGTTAAAAGATATTGAAAGTTGGGAGAAATTTAGAAAAATAGTTGACGAGTTAAACCCAAGGTTTTACTTATTCCAAATGCCACCAACGTTTAAGTTAAATGAAGAGAATATAAAAAGGGTTAAGGAATTTGAAAAGCTTGTTGGAGAAAAAATGGCCATAGAGTTTAGAGATCCTTCATGGTATAAAAAGCTTCCAGATTTGAAAGTAACAGTAGTTTCAATAGATTCCCCTATAGGAACTTACATAGTTAATACTTCAGGCACCGTTTATTTACGATTACACGGAAAGGATAACTGGTATATGTATGATTATTCGGAAGAAGAGTTAAAGGAGTTAGCTGAGAAAGTAATAAGTTTAAAACCTAAGGAAATTTTTGTATTCTTTAATAATGATCATTGGATGCTTGAAAATGCTAGGTTAATGAGAAAGATCTTAGAAGAAGCCTTTAGCATGAAGTAA
- a CDS encoding PaREP1 family protein has translation MKEVVIPDKLYEYLENLGVIKRLTPSDIVVELILNSIDIKDRPKYLADISDEYLKLGDELKNRGDIVVAGEMYWRGLSYLMKAVALRLGFEIQTYQDYFSLVDYLAFKYNDGELVVMFTNSERLHGEYHPRPQGEKEFEYREEQLKKLVKKLREILQ, from the coding sequence ATGAAAGAAGTAGTGATTCCGGACAAGCTTTATGAATATTTAGAAAATTTAGGAGTAATTAAGAGACTTACTCCATCTGATATTGTAGTTGAATTAATTCTAAATAGTATTGATATAAAGGATAGACCCAAATATTTGGCAGATATCTCTGACGAATACCTAAAGCTTGGTGATGAACTAAAAAACAGAGGAGATATTGTTGTTGCTGGTGAAATGTATTGGAGAGGATTATCTTATTTAATGAAGGCTGTAGCATTAAGATTAGGATTTGAGATCCAAACTTATCAAGATTATTTTTCGCTTGTCGATTATCTTGCTTTCAAGTATAATGATGGAGAACTCGTTGTGATGTTTACTAACTCTGAAAGACTTCATGGAGAATACCATCCAAGACCTCAAGGAGAGAAAGAATTTGAATATAGAGAAGAACAACTAAAGAAATTAGTTAAAAAATTGAGAGAGATCCTGCAATGA
- a CDS encoding serine/threonine-protein kinase produces MDYYKLNRLIGLANLAVVAYFILEKGIQIQFLPLLVFSVMTTISSSPQILGLGLIIGSLDLSILFIRILSLFLLLQALILTVLSILSLKIKIARFIPLPLSILLYIFSPDISLYLYSFTVLGSVLILFERKIYPNLLLLLALPFFLTQLFFLYSFSIMRVGFSPFLILNEMAKLSKFMLPADIIVLIISFLKRNSLYTSLSTLVIIASLGVAVAFLFIKPDFSLMYSSSSAIVASSTLSNDDIEELILSNLDNQSLLVDLFSLYKRDITSFYCKLAEKENCKAIVKIPEALPFKINYSLCDLHKIANCFEKLNQVPSRDIISFLSVAKEKDIELAERIGKLALSVTPNPKLIKIMDEIEISRREHLKYNWDPKVWLNREIFGYKIVDYLGKGGSAYVLVGEKDEKKYAVKIPILMPPNNATESYYDFINEYSQLRELSQRSNNIVKFIDARIDSEAIKRITQGDVLAYLSDPPILVMEYMEGKSVKELINNDNIFYSDEWQKIVILIALRVAKALDEIHSSGFVHLDIKPSNILFSSPPGRTGKEVLDNLYNNKVEVKISDLGSARKTGEKFIQYTPEYCSIDQVEAIIEGKGADPSMDIYALGATLYKMLTRNDFNPPELIKLFNEASFAFSQKRDPKPILEEARKIYKEFYEKLEIPEVNSKLVDLIKQMVHPDKRPSANEVYNRLKEILNNNERSSDSGQAL; encoded by the coding sequence GTGGACTACTATAAACTTAATAGATTAATAGGTTTAGCTAATTTAGCTGTAGTAGCATATTTTATACTAGAAAAGGGAATACAAATTCAATTTCTCCCTTTACTAGTCTTTTCTGTTATGACCACTATTTCTTCTTCTCCGCAAATTCTAGGCTTAGGATTAATTATAGGTTCACTGGACTTATCAATACTCTTTATAAGAATTCTTTCGTTATTCTTACTTTTACAAGCTTTAATTCTAACCGTACTATCTATCTTATCATTAAAGATTAAAATTGCTAGATTTATTCCTCTACCACTTTCTATTTTACTTTATATATTTTCTCCTGATATTTCTCTCTATCTATACTCTTTTACTGTTCTAGGATCAGTTCTCATCTTATTTGAGAGAAAAATTTATCCTAATTTATTGTTACTTTTAGCTCTTCCGTTCTTTTTAACTCAGTTGTTCTTTTTATACTCTTTTTCTATTATGAGAGTAGGCTTTTCTCCCTTTTTGATCTTAAATGAGATGGCAAAACTTTCTAAGTTCATGTTACCAGCTGATATAATAGTTTTAATAATATCCTTTTTGAAAAGAAACTCATTATATACTTCCTTAAGTACATTAGTTATTATAGCATCTCTAGGTGTTGCTGTAGCATTCCTCTTCATTAAGCCAGATTTTAGTTTAATGTATTCCTCTTCTTCAGCTATAGTAGCCTCTTCAACTCTCTCTAATGATGACATAGAAGAACTAATCTTAAGTAATCTTGATAATCAGAGTTTATTAGTAGACCTCTTTTCGCTTTATAAAAGAGACATTACCTCCTTTTACTGTAAGCTTGCTGAAAAAGAAAATTGTAAAGCTATAGTTAAAATCCCTGAAGCATTGCCATTCAAAATAAATTATTCTCTTTGTGATTTGCATAAAATTGCAAATTGTTTTGAGAAATTAAATCAAGTTCCCTCAAGAGATATTATTTCTTTTTTGTCCGTTGCTAAAGAGAAAGACATAGAATTAGCTGAAAGAATTGGTAAGCTGGCATTATCAGTTACCCCAAACCCTAAACTAATAAAAATAATGGATGAAATCGAAATATCTAGAAGAGAACACCTAAAGTATAATTGGGATCCTAAAGTTTGGCTAAACAGAGAAATTTTTGGTTACAAAATTGTTGATTATTTAGGTAAAGGTGGATCTGCTTATGTATTAGTAGGAGAAAAGGATGAGAAAAAGTATGCAGTAAAAATACCAATACTTATGCCCCCAAACAATGCTACTGAAAGCTATTATGATTTTATAAACGAATATTCTCAACTTAGAGAACTGTCACAGAGGTCAAACAATATTGTAAAGTTTATTGATGCTAGAATAGATAGTGAGGCCATAAAGAGAATAACTCAAGGAGATGTATTAGCTTATCTTTCCGATCCACCGATTTTGGTAATGGAATATATGGAAGGAAAAAGCGTAAAGGAATTAATAAATAATGATAACATATTTTACTCAGATGAATGGCAAAAAATAGTTATACTTATAGCTTTAAGAGTAGCTAAAGCGTTAGATGAAATTCATTCTTCTGGATTTGTACATTTAGATATTAAACCCTCTAACATTCTTTTCTCTTCTCCCCCTGGTAGAACAGGAAAGGAGGTTTTAGATAATCTTTATAATAATAAGGTAGAAGTTAAGATAAGTGACTTAGGTTCTGCAAGAAAGACAGGAGAAAAATTCATACAATACACTCCAGAATATTGCTCAATAGATCAAGTTGAAGCTATAATAGAAGGAAAAGGCGCAGATCCCTCAATGGACATCTATGCGCTAGGAGCAACTCTTTATAAAATGCTAACTAGGAATGATTTTAATCCACCGGAATTAATCAAGCTCTTTAATGAAGCTTCTTTTGCATTTTCTCAAAAAAGAGATCCAAAGCCTATTCTAGAAGAGGCTAGAAAGATATACAAAGAGTTTTATGAAAAGTTAGAAATACCAGAAGTGAATTCAAAATTAGTAGACTTAATTAAGCAAATGGTTCACCCAGATAAAAGACCAAGTGCTAACGAAGTTTATAATAGGCTCAAAGAAATATTAAATAATAATGAAAGAAGTAGTGATTCCGGACAAGCTTTATGA
- a CDS encoding prolyl oligopeptidase family serine peptidase: MTPEEAYSLRLISDVKISEIGLFHVETWIEKEKYKSAIFLNKQQITFSGNEASPVYHEGYLYYVKSTKKEAKLIRQKPYGEAEEILSLGKIHKYVFHKQGILIIGEEKVRPSSPFIANKLKYRFDGKGFFWTRQSLFIFDKELRKLVYGNFDVTDIATNGNRVIISATKENDDYGLADIYEVDVNTGELKRITKGEGNISAISMNKEGKIAYLGHRKGKTPWAIREIIFPEEEKSYLCGNTCGSTVLSDLFDGVKEKIIYENDQVITLGQVGGEAHLYSVADKVNKLTEGEIVVRGFDYKHEKLVYFYSTPEKPVLMVQDGEIYDPNPNVKGISPVHIKGEIEGWAIITDPSKPTILFIHGGPHMAYGYAYFIEFQFFAKNGFNVIYANPSGSQGYGEEFAKACVGDWGGKDMRELINFVSEVKKKFNLTGKFGVTGGSYGGFMTNWIVTQTDIFSAAISERSISNLVSMCGTSDIGFWFNAIEANVQDPWSKDGIEKLMRMSPIYYVKNVKTPTMLIHGEIDYRCPIEQAEQFFMALKMNGVPTELVRYLGDGHEHARRGNPKNMIDRLKRKLEWFSKYLNN, from the coding sequence ATGACGCCAGAGGAAGCATATTCACTAAGATTAATTTCAGATGTAAAAATTAGTGAAATCGGTTTATTTCATGTTGAAACATGGATTGAAAAAGAGAAATATAAATCTGCAATATTTCTTAATAAACAACAAATAACCTTCAGCGGAAACGAAGCATCTCCAGTATATCATGAAGGTTATTTATATTACGTGAAAAGCACTAAAAAAGAGGCTAAGTTAATTAGACAGAAACCTTACGGAGAAGCTGAAGAAATACTTTCATTAGGGAAGATTCATAAGTATGTCTTCCATAAACAAGGAATACTAATAATTGGTGAAGAGAAAGTAAGACCTAGCTCTCCTTTTATTGCTAACAAACTTAAATATAGGTTTGATGGAAAAGGTTTCTTTTGGACTAGACAATCACTTTTCATTTTTGATAAAGAGCTTAGAAAGTTAGTTTATGGAAACTTTGACGTTACTGATATTGCAACTAATGGTAATAGAGTTATAATTTCTGCGACAAAAGAAAATGATGATTACGGTTTAGCTGACATTTATGAAGTTGATGTTAATACGGGAGAACTAAAAAGGATAACCAAAGGAGAGGGAAATATATCAGCTATATCAATGAACAAGGAGGGTAAAATTGCTTACTTAGGTCATAGGAAAGGTAAAACACCATGGGCAATAAGAGAAATAATTTTCCCAGAGGAAGAAAAGAGTTATCTTTGTGGCAATACATGTGGAAGTACAGTACTTTCGGACCTTTTCGATGGAGTGAAAGAGAAAATTATTTATGAAAATGATCAGGTAATTACATTAGGTCAAGTTGGTGGTGAAGCTCACCTTTACTCTGTAGCAGATAAGGTAAATAAACTAACTGAAGGAGAAATAGTTGTAAGAGGTTTTGATTATAAGCATGAGAAATTAGTCTATTTCTATTCTACTCCAGAAAAACCAGTATTAATGGTTCAAGATGGAGAGATTTATGATCCTAATCCTAACGTTAAGGGAATTTCTCCAGTGCATATAAAGGGAGAAATTGAAGGATGGGCTATCATTACAGATCCTTCTAAACCTACTATACTTTTCATTCACGGAGGTCCACATATGGCTTATGGGTATGCTTATTTCATTGAGTTTCAATTTTTTGCTAAAAACGGATTTAATGTAATTTATGCAAATCCAAGTGGTAGTCAAGGATATGGTGAAGAATTTGCGAAAGCATGTGTAGGAGACTGGGGTGGAAAAGATATGAGAGAGTTAATTAATTTCGTAAGTGAGGTAAAGAAAAAGTTTAACTTGACTGGTAAATTTGGAGTAACTGGTGGCTCTTACGGAGGTTTTATGACAAATTGGATTGTTACTCAGACAGATATTTTCTCAGCAGCAATAAGCGAAAGGAGTATATCGAATTTAGTTAGTATGTGCGGGACTAGTGATATAGGTTTTTGGTTTAACGCAATTGAGGCTAATGTACAAGATCCATGGAGTAAAGATGGAATTGAAAAGCTAATGAGAATGTCACCAATCTATTATGTTAAAAACGTTAAAACTCCGACTATGTTAATTCATGGGGAGATTGATTATAGATGTCCTATTGAACAAGCTGAACAGTTCTTTATGGCACTTAAAATGAATGGAGTGCCAACAGAGCTAGTCAGATATCTAGGTGATGGTCATGAACACGCAAGAAGAGGGAACCCTAAAAACATGATTGATAGGCTAAAAAGAAAGTTAGAATGGTTTAGCAAATATTTGAATAACTAA
- a CDS encoding MFS transporter: MTLKRRGEVLKISFSAFFADLGYQAAVASFPIIFVFYFHAPIFLYGIAEALNYGGGSLMSILGGYLADKYGRKIIAVLGNSLIIILSFTGLAVNYIQALFLFMFGWWFRNFRTPARRAMLAEVTDDNERKEAYGILHALDIGGATLAVAYLTVALYLGIKATVILIFTAIPLLISTVFLVLVKAGGKGSPKRPGRLALTIVISTMFFAFTQYSFGFPIITTEEFTQKFYLATLTYGIFLASSSIFGYIFAKIKLEDIKGLAFLGYLLAGLIAFGYAFLSPYGIITIYPLSAIMGIAVASTETFEPTIISKLSKGETGTAMGALSFGRSIGVLIGNTVMGFLYQFSFSYAYIFAGIMGLIAFMIVLSLLRK; the protein is encoded by the coding sequence ATGACTCTTAAAAGAAGAGGAGAAGTATTAAAAATATCTTTTTCAGCCTTCTTTGCTGATTTAGGGTATCAAGCTGCCGTTGCCTCATTTCCCATAATTTTTGTATTCTATTTTCATGCTCCTATTTTTCTTTATGGCATAGCAGAAGCCCTAAATTATGGTGGAGGAAGTTTAATGTCAATTTTAGGAGGTTATTTAGCTGATAAATATGGAAGAAAAATCATTGCTGTTTTAGGTAACTCACTCATCATAATCCTATCTTTTACTGGTTTAGCCGTAAATTACATACAAGCTCTTTTCCTTTTCATGTTTGGCTGGTGGTTTAGAAATTTTAGAACTCCAGCACGGAGAGCTATGTTAGCTGAGGTAACTGATGACAATGAAAGAAAAGAAGCTTATGGAATCTTACATGCTTTAGATATTGGAGGAGCAACTTTAGCTGTTGCTTATTTAACCGTAGCCTTATATCTAGGTATAAAGGCCACAGTTATCTTAATTTTTACAGCAATTCCCTTGTTAATTTCTACCGTCTTTTTAGTTTTAGTTAAGGCTGGAGGTAAGGGATCTCCAAAACGACCTGGAAGATTGGCTTTAACTATAGTAATATCAACTATGTTCTTTGCTTTTACTCAATATAGTTTTGGTTTTCCAATAATAACAACGGAAGAGTTTACTCAAAAGTTTTATCTAGCAACGCTTACTTATGGTATATTTCTTGCTTCATCTTCCATTTTTGGATATATTTTTGCAAAAATTAAGCTTGAAGATATAAAAGGTTTAGCTTTCTTAGGATATCTTCTTGCCGGTTTAATCGCATTTGGTTATGCTTTTCTCTCTCCTTATGGAATTATTACTATTTATCCTCTTTCAGCAATTATGGGGATTGCTGTTGCATCTACAGAAACTTTCGAACCAACAATAATTTCTAAGCTTTCTAAAGGTGAGACTGGGACAGCAATGGGGGCTCTATCGTTTGGCAGAAGTATTGGGGTTTTAATCGGAAATACAGTAATGGGGTTTCTTTATCAATTTAGTTTCTCGTATGCATACATATTCGCTGGAATAATGGGTTTGATAGCCTTTATGATAGTGTTAAGTTTATTAAGGAAATAA